The following nucleotide sequence is from Aspergillus nidulans FGSC A4 chromosome I.
TTTGCGGCGGACATCTACGTCATTAAGGTTGTTCGGTCCTACTTCAGTATTAAATGTATTAACTATATTCAAGCGTAGACGATCACAATCTCTGAAGTTGGGTCTCAGTCGTCACGCAGGATACCTATACGCAGGCCTAAATATATGCTACTTTTCAGGACGCCCGGAAGTATCGAAGTAGCTGAGGATCTGTATATATCTTGGTTCTACTTTGTAGGTTGTAATTAGGATATTATGGCCATGCATTTCCTCCATTACCTCATATAGATCACACCCTGCTCGACCTGGCTGGGCCTCGCTTCAGCAATAATGTTCACAAAGCGTAGATAATGTCGTCTCGAGAGATGCTCTGCATAGATAGGAAGGCAACTGTTCTCCTGGTCGGCTGCTACACCGTCCGACTCAGGCTTTTCCGCAGGTACAGATCGAACGATGCTGATGGTTTACATAGAGCCACCGACTCAGTCAACGGACTTCAATGCGAAGAATGCGAAGAAAGGTTCTATTCCCGTTCCTGAGGTCTCAACGCGCTCTCCAGCCAATGGCTCCGAGGAGAGGTCGAGGTTAGACAGTTATGTATTCCTTATATCCAGCATCAACCCATTGAGGAGACACAGCTATGGCGTTAAATGTAATAGACTTGATATTCAGTCTTGCTGTCCATAGCACTACCTCTACTTGGCTTGCCAAAAAAAATGTTTTATTACTTGACACGTGGGAATCTCTGCAATACTTGTTAACCATAAGCGCACTTGGTTTGACGCACTGGAGCTTACATCCCTTGCATATCTAGTGCATCAGATGACTATGAAACGCAAAACACATGGCGTTGAGGTATTTCCATTTTATCCAGTGCAAACGTGCTGTGATATGGAATAACCTATAGTCCGGGAAATATATAAGGTATTATCCTAGACATTCATACTTTCTTCCGTGCTATTTCAACTGGAACTAGGTAGATCCTTTGACCTAGTATCTTACCTTCCAGGCCTCAGATAAGAACGGTGCTGGGAGACAGCGCAGCAAAATCTGTTAAATAGCATGAGCTGTCACGAGCAAAACATGtggcaaggagaaagacaAAGACTAATAAGCTATGTTATAGAAGAACCTGGTGAAAGTACTCTAGAATAGTACTATAAGGCAGGAAATGAAGGCTGTATCAATGCAATTTGGAAGTTCTACACCAGGTCCCACTAATAATGAGGATACACTAAAGTCAATCACAGAAGACTTAAAATTTTAAGGCAATGATATAGAGATTGTATTAAAGCACCTTTAGATAATCTGAAAGCTGCACAACTGCATAGACAACCATTTGGGTTTTGCAGCTGATGTAGACTCCAGTTGAGAGTCCTTCCACGTGCTGGTGGTACGACTGGCGTTTTTTAATCACTCCAGTCAGAAGTGCAAGGTCTAGCGTCTCTAGTGCTATGCTATTGAGCCTACGCACGGGATTCACTACCCAGATCATTAGTATCCGGGCTTGCCAGCCTAGACTTCTGCTCTATCCTTTTCGGCCTAAGTGATCAGACCATGAGCACATGTTCTCGCTGACCTAGAGCCGCAGTCAACTGGCCAATAGAGCCTTTAGGCCTCGTAAATTGTGTGTCTTGCACCGTACTCCCAGCAAATAAAGCTGGAGGATAATATACTCTGAGATGAATGTGCCAGAAGTTTATGATTCTTGATTCCACGCTTATTCTAATCCTAAAAATAGTAGTACTAGCAtatattttcttctttagaAATGCTCTGGTTTTTATCGAGGATGGATGAATGATAGCACAGATTACTTCGATACATCAGTGCTGCTGAGATCCTGGTTGTTGGGCATTCTTGAATCAATAAAAATTCTGTTATTGAAAGCAGCAACCCAGAACTAGGTGTAATTGTTGACCAGGCAGAGCCAGACATGCGCTAAAGGCATCACTGTCAACCATCTGTATCGAATCTGGAAGATGTGGGGGCTTCTGGAGCACGGCGCTGGCACGCTGAAGTGGCCGTTGGTTGTAAAGAAACAAACCATACTAAGCATTTAACGCACATTACTTAAACCCGTCCGCTAATATCATGAAGTAGGTGCTCACTATTGACCGCTCGATATTTGAGGGGCGCTAAAGGCGCAAGTTTTAGGGTCCGTAAGGAATTCAGAATTAAGTCTACGCCGGGAGAATATGCTCTAAACAAGCTTGTCTTGATAAAGAGACCCCTGTTGTAGGACCTAATGAAGGCAACACAAGCGATGTGCCAGCCATTGATCCTAGGCTGAAGGCCAACCATGCTACTTTCACATGCGTATTTTCGGCTACCACACTACCCTGTTATCAGGTCTTTATGACAGAGCAAAGGGACAGCTCATGCATTTTCATTTAATGCTTAATGTGAGACTTTGCAAGGCGCTCTACTCAGAAGACGTACCAGGTTCGGTGTACATATATCCCAGCTATTGCAGGGCTCTGTTTTCCAGAGGCAACAAGCGGTTTTGATGACTTGATTTGGGGGTGCATAACTTCATTTTACTAGGGTCAAATCCTATGTGCAGGAACTACCCATCGAGACCCAATGCTCAACTCCATATATTTTAGACTAGCAGGCTGCGCTATACACGACATATTAAAGCATGTAAATTCTATGTAGTTTTTCTTTCGTGCGAGAATACAGACATCATCGGTAAGTGTCAACTACTGTAacgggtgtaggcagtattattttcaactagctgtcctgtataaacgagtatcacaagcttagagaaagaaacaaaaaatagaagcgcagatatcttcctcctccctttatcaacctttctgacttcccggacctgtatgccgacggatcccttttccaaagttatgaggacggatctcctttcctaagcttcgaggccgcaatttccgaagctgtacactgatgttgcagaaaccttatttagaaccaggttgagggcatggccgacaaccaagatccaggccatagcctgtgacaacTACGTTCAAATTTGCTGTGTTAGAACAGAACCCTGAAATAACGCAACAGGCCACTGGCAGAAAGATACTTACCTCAAAGTATATATTAAGCTTGGCCGCATAATAAGAAACGAACGAACAACAGCCCCCGAGCTCTAAGGAAAACAGTTAATGAACTTCAAGACTGTCAAAGTACCACAGATCCAATTGTCTGATAATCTCTCAGCCAATCTCGGTATGCCAATGTACAATCGCGACTTAGCGATGAGCTTAAACAGGAGAAGAATACAGGTCCCAGCTTCAGAAACCACCAACTGGTGAGCTATATTTGTGTATCGTACGGAACTTGGCTTAGAACCATACCTCAGTGCATGAGGCTCTGTGTCTACATCCGCGGGAGCGTCTTGAGGTCTACCAGCGCGTGCGCAGTGCAGAGGCCCTAGAGGTCCAGAGAGCATTATGAAGGAGCAAGTAATAGTCAGACAGTGACAATTACTGCAGAGAGTATCGTCGCCAGAAGCTTCACACGGCCTACTACGGTTATCACCTTTCTGGACGACGGTGACACTGGAACCGTTCTGTGAACCCGTCAGGACCTACGATGTAGTGTTATATGCAGTTGTTTTTCTTCGAAGACTGACCAGAAATGCGATTGCAATCATCGCGGTCTACTTGGCCTCTGCCAACAGCGGGTCGTACAATCCTAACATCAACCCCCTTCCTTTCTTGCGAACTGGTGTTCAATTAAGACCGCCGCACTCGACAGTGAGAGAAAGAGATCGCATTGATGACACCATCCAGCAGATCCATCATACGAGTATATGTACGAAGTAGATGACCTCGCCCGGCGGAAACCCTCCTAGTCCCCGACCTCAGCTACCTATTCCCCTCGGTCACCGAGGACAATAACTGCGACATCAGCGGTGTTACCCAGGGGCCCCGCTCGATCTCTCTATTCGGACTACGAAGAATATATTTACAAAGCCGATCTGGATAACCGGGAGGATGAGGCGCGCTTATACGTTACGGAACCATGACCGATGCCCCGCCTACTTTGCCCTAACTCCCTGAGACCGATGACTACTGCCTTTTGGGCGGTTTTCCCGTGAGCAGCGCAGCACAATGAATGGCATGAAAGCCATGTCAAAGAGTGCCACTTTGTTCCTGAGCGCTAGGACGTTCTCACATCTGGTATGGGAACCGAGCAACGAAGTATGGAAGCGTTTTGACCCGTGTGACCAAATTCAGCTGTAAGCTCCTGCTGGTGTTGCATGGTTGATTTGACACCGATTGAGTTTGATCAAGATAACTAAGGTTCCGCCTGGAGGCAGCATAGATCGTAAACTCGCCCGACTGCGTTTAATCTCGAGCTGTATACCTTCTTGGCCGAATCGTGCCACTATTGACGGGAAGTAAGAGCCTCTTCATGACGGTTATGCGGACATTTGGGATTATATTGAACCAGCTTATGGATCGGAAGGGTTGACTAGGAGACAGCGCGGATGGATGCGGTGATGGATATTTGAGGCTTCCACTCTAGACCATAGAATTGGATTCGTGTGGCCCATTGGTCTGCACAAGTAGTGCAGTTTCCGTGATCCCGATATATAGTTTACGTCTTAGCAGCAACCGTCTCTCACATCTCACACCAATCCATCAACCATGCCCCTTGACACTGCCGGCTTGAGCTTACCAACATCAGTATCAGATTCTGGACAAGGCTGGTCTTTGTGCCTTTCGTCTGGCATGCAAGGCTCTGCACGCTAAATTGCAGACCACCTTTGCAGCTttcttccagcgcctcaCTGTCTTTAGCACCAGGGAAAGCCTCGACGGATTTGAAGCTGTCGCTCACACGCCACCTTCCGCCTCTACGTAAAAGAGGTAGCTCTGGTTGCTGATGTGTTCCGGGGCCTTTATAACCCCGATTTCACCACCTTTTCCGCAGCCAAGCGCTACAAGCTCCCCTAGCAGAGAGCTGGAAAATGGTGTGCCGAATACTACAAGCGAACTACCATGCCTACCAAACTGTGGTGGCGGAGCATCTCTCCCTCATCAGCTCGGATCTCCTGGCAGAGACTCTCGCCAGCTGCATGAGCAGATTCGAGAATCTTTCTGCCGTGGGGTTAAGGTTATACGGAAGTCAAGTCCTCCGTCCCTGCACGATACACCAGGGAAGCCAGCTATCTGGCTGGGCCGCCGCCCGCTTCGAGACCAGTTCGGCTACAGCCCGTTATTTCCCCCTTTCCCTCGGGCTCAGGATTCTTATCATGCGGCCAAGCTTGATGTATACTCTGAAGTAAATATCTTTCTGCCAGTGGCCTATTCGTGCTCCTGTTTCTCGGCGCTTCCAAAGGCTAAATCAGCCTCATCGACGACAATCCGAGAGCCATACACTTGCGCCGAGAATGAGCGGTGCCGTGGTTTCCGCCTGAGCAACTAATATTGTTCCAAGAAGGTTACTATGCTTTGCTTCCTGGCTTGTATAAGCTAGAGACCCTCCATCTCTGCATTCATTATACGGACTCGGTTGCGCGCAGACGTCTGCAACACCTGCTCAAAAGTACTACCACCGGTCTTAAGATCGTAAAGCTGTCTCAATGGAGGACGGTGGAAAAAATGAGCTCTGATCCGTGTATCTATCCTTCCCGCATCTTCATTTTCCCCGACGGTCGGaacttcatcttcactgGGTCAAAGTTACTCGGGATGGCCTTCAGGCCGCCGCAATAGCGCCCCGAGCCTTAACAACGTCACCTTGGTCTCAGGAAACATAATCGACCCGATACTGCATTTTACGACATACGCGTTTACCGCTATGCGTCTCGCCTGTGGCGTTGCTTCTGTGATCCCTTCCCGATATCTCACTACATATCCAATACCTGTCGATTAAAGACCTCGCCTACCTCGGTAAAATATCATTGTCATCGCCGACCCGCGGGACGGCCTAAATGGCGGCCGAAAATTTCAGAGAAGTCAGGTTTTCCTCTGCTAGAAGACTATTCGAACATCGCTATCCGCGCCCCAATGGCTCAGCCAGCTGGAATAGAGAAGCTACACAGGAGGATCTCTCCCCAACATCACTGGTGTGTTTTTCGTCCCCAAAGCGGTCAAATATATCTTTATTCTCTCTGTCTTTTGTTCCCAGAGCTTTTCTAAATGGGTCACTTTACTATTACCAATGCAAAACTGCATTAAAGGCGTTATATCGAACGAACCGTCAGCACCCCCGTGGGACCCGCGATTTTCACCGCTTATGTTGGTCCCGGCAAGGGTCGAATCAAGGCACCCGAACCGGAGCTGATGCTCTGGTGGTTCGATGAGTAGGCTGATTCTTCGAGACAGCGTGCATGTGGATTACCTCGAACCCTATAACGGATGAATATACTGTATGCGCGTATAGACTCGTTCAGTAAGCTCCAAGTGTCCATGGGAAAATGTTTAGTTACCAGGCCAGACAAATTCGTAATCCAAATTAATGATGCCTTACTCATTAGTGGCTTCCAGCCAAGCTGTAAGATTGTAGAGCTTGAAAGGAATATAAAGAATAGATAAAAGAGGCCTATATTGTGGTTGCAGACTGGGCTCGTCGAATCCAAGCGCTCATTCGACACATTCCAGAGGGATTAAGAACGTGGTGAGCGCTGAAGAGTCGTGTGAACATATTAGGACGTTAAAGTGATAGCTCACTACTCTGAAGGTAGGGGTGGAATGCAGTCGTCTATATGGGCTCAGGGCGGTCAACTCAGCGTtgatgcagcagatcctcATATTCTGGCTGTTAGTAACGCAACAGTCCAGAACCATTTGAATACTCAGCTGCCTGGATCTGTGCCCGCTCAGCGGACCTGATACTCTCTGGTAGCTGGTCAATGGCGGAGCAATCGTTCGAGGTGGAGTGGCGCCCACTTGTGATAGACGGCCACGACAAATCTATATTCTATCATAACCAGTTCCATATCAATTTCCATTCTAGTCGTGCCCGTCGTCTGTCTGAGGACTCGCACTGGTCCTCATCCCCGCTCCTCCGCTTCAGTCTGACTCCGGTCCTCTACATGCCCATGAGCAGGATCCTCATTTCCATCCTTCCCAAAAACACCCTCTTTAACCTCAAACCGGAActgttcttcgtcctcccaAAGCTGCTCTTTCAACTTTGCATGCGCCCTCCAAACAGGCTTGATCTCGAACAGACGGTCCACAGCCTCCAGCGGAATCCCGCTCGTCTCGGGTATGAGGAAGAAcgcaaagaagaaggcgcagaACGAGAGtgcggcgaagaagaagtacacCCCGTAGTGCATGGTTGCAAACATCTGCTTTGTGAATCGAGATAtaaggaagttgaagagccAGTTGCTGGCCGTGGTCGCGGCTTGCGCAAGCGAGCGCAGGTTCGGGTCGAAGAACTCGGAGTTGCAGACCCAGGGGGTACCGTTCCAGGTCGGCGTGTAAACGGCCTGTATAGTACTTGTTTAGCGCGGGCTTTTGGTGTAGGGAGGGGGTCTGGAACGTACCGTCCaaaggtagaagaagaagatcg
It contains:
- a CDS encoding uncharacterized protein (transcript_id=CADANIAT00007601); amino-acid sequence: MAQPAGIEKLHRRISPQHHWRYIERTVSTPVGPAIFTAYVGPGKGRIKAPEPELMLWWFDE